A portion of the Bacteroidales bacterium genome contains these proteins:
- the ftsZ gene encoding cell division protein FtsZ, whose amino-acid sequence MEPIEENNILNFEFESRMPSIIKVIGVGGGGSNAVNYMYNLGITNVDFVICNTDIQALAKSPVPIKVQLGQTLTEGLGAGSKPEIGRQAAIESLDQITEVLSNNTKMVFVTAGMGGGTGTGAAPIIAKTAKEMGILTVAIVTLPFEFEGKKRFNQAIEGIREIKDYVDSLLIINNQKLREIYGDLQFSVAFSKADDVLATAAKGIAEIITLPGHVNVDFADVKAVMTDSGVAVMGSGSAEGNDRAINAIKQALDSPLLNNSDIKGAKNILLNITCGDPEVTMDEISQITEYLQNAAGNNSDIIFGVGQNPSIGNKVVVTIIATGFGTNNFIPSEPTKVKHLLNDRIPKQNTQPEKKVHILDTEQQEISFDTSASVVETPTPQQVVEEKKKITYDLNNNETVENLENIPAFIRQKNNIKPNFNLNNNLEPSNLAISKDKNNTLSNNNPYLFDKAD is encoded by the coding sequence ATGGAACCCATCGAAGAAAACAACATCCTTAATTTCGAGTTCGAATCTCGAATGCCTTCCATCATTAAAGTAATTGGTGTTGGAGGCGGAGGTAGCAATGCTGTAAATTATATGTATAATTTAGGCATTACGAATGTAGATTTTGTAATCTGCAATACTGATATTCAGGCATTGGCAAAAAGTCCCGTTCCTATAAAAGTGCAGTTAGGACAAACTCTTACTGAAGGACTGGGCGCCGGAAGCAAGCCCGAAATAGGTCGACAAGCGGCAATCGAAAGTTTAGACCAAATTACCGAAGTATTATCTAACAATACAAAAATGGTATTTGTTACTGCCGGAATGGGAGGCGGAACAGGTACGGGAGCTGCACCCATTATTGCTAAAACAGCTAAAGAAATGGGAATACTCACCGTTGCTATTGTTACACTACCTTTCGAGTTCGAAGGAAAAAAACGTTTTAATCAGGCCATTGAAGGTATTCGCGAAATTAAAGATTATGTCGATTCGTTACTTATCATTAACAATCAAAAACTTCGCGAAATTTATGGTGATTTACAATTTAGTGTTGCCTTCTCTAAAGCAGACGATGTTCTGGCTACCGCTGCCAAGGGAATAGCAGAAATTATTACTTTACCTGGACACGTTAACGTCGATTTTGCCGATGTTAAAGCTGTAATGACCGATAGTGGTGTAGCTGTTATGGGTAGTGGCTCGGCCGAAGGCAATGATAGAGCTATTAATGCTATTAAACAAGCATTAGACTCACCTTTATTAAATAATAGCGACATAAAGGGTGCTAAAAATATACTTCTTAATATTACTTGTGGAGACCCAGAAGTTACCATGGACGAAATATCTCAAATAACAGAATATTTACAAAACGCTGCCGGTAATAATTCCGATATTATTTTTGGCGTAGGTCAAAACCCAAGTATTGGTAATAAAGTGGTAGTTACCATTATTGCCACCGGTTTTGGTACCAATAACTTTATACCGTCAGAACCTACAAAAGTGAAACATTTGTTAAATGATAGAATACCAAAACAAAATACACAACCAGAAAAGAAAGTACACATATTAGATACCGAACAACAAGAAATATCTTTTGACACTTCTGCTTCAGTTGTAGAAACTCCTACACCACAGCAAGTTGTTGAAGAAAAAAAGAAAATTACGTACGATCTAAACAACAACGAAACCGTTGAAAATTTAGAAAATATACCTGCCTTTATCCGTCAGAAAAATAATATTAAACCAAATTTTAATTTAAATAATAATTTAGAACCCTCAAATTTGGCTATTTCTAAAGATAAAAATAATACACTTAGCAATAATAACCCTTATCTTTTTGATAAGGCCGATTAA